In Vicia villosa cultivar HV-30 ecotype Madison, WI unplaced genomic scaffold, Vvil1.0 ctg.000393F_1_1, whole genome shotgun sequence, a single genomic region encodes these proteins:
- the LOC131627691 gene encoding auxin-binding protein ABP20-like, giving the protein MKIIHIFLFLFYLLSYTSHAVSTNDFCVADFTFPKTPSGYPCKSETNVTANDFASSSLVAANTKNIFNSGLTTAFVKDLPGLNGLDISALRIDFDINGTVPMHIHPDASELIIVAQGEIKAGFITPTKVYEKYLKVGDVFVFPTGLFHYQVNIGPTKAIVYAVFGSSNPSIQLLFGLLFKNNLPTPIIQKTTLLDASQIMKLKAQLGGSG; this is encoded by the coding sequence ATGAAGATCATtcacatttttctttttcttttttatcttctCTCATATACCTCCCATGCTGTATCCACCAATGATTTCTGTGTAGCCGACTTTACGTTTCCAAAAACCCCTTCAGGTTATCCATGCAAGTCCGAAACAAATGTAACAGCAAATGATTTTGCATCCTCTAGTCTTGTAGCTGCAAACACAAAAAACATTTTCAATTCTGGACTCACCACTGCATTTGTCAAGGATTTACCAGGTCTCAATGGACTCGATATATCGGCGTTAAGAATCGATTTCGATATAAATGGAACGGTTCCAATGCATATTCATCCTGATGCATCTGAATTAATAATTGTTGCTCAAGGTGAAATCAAAGCTGGATTTATAACGCCCACAAAAGTTTATGAGAAATATCTTAAAGTTGGTGATGTTTTTGTTTTTCCAACAGGACTGTTTCATTATCAAGTTAATATTGGTCCCACAAAAGCTATTGTTTATGCTGTTTTTGGTAGCTCAAATCCTAGTATTCAATTACTTTTtggtttattatttaaaaataatttaccaACTCCAATAATTCAAAAGACTACTCTCCTTGATGCTTCACAAATTATGAAGCTTAAGGCTCAGCTTGGTGGCAGTGGCTAG
- the LOC131627649 gene encoding germin-like protein subfamily 3 member 1 produces the protein MKIVLITLFLVALLSYTSNASSFTNDFCVANLGLSKTPSGYPCKSETIVTENDFAFSGFVAQRLKSPFNVGFKVATVNNLPGLNGLGISAARVDFGINGTVPMHIHPDATQLTIVVEGVITAGFITPTNAYVKTLKAGDVYVVPKGLLHFTINSGPRKALVYSAFSSDNPRLHILDKLLFGNNLETRTIKKTTLLDELQIKKLKAQFGGSG, from the coding sequence ATGAAGATAGTTCTCATTACTCTTTTCCTTGTTGCTCTTCTTTCATACACCTCTAATGCTTCTTCTTTTACCAATGATTTTTGCGTTGCAAACCTAGGGCTTTCAAAAACCCCTTCTGGTTATCCATGCAAGTCAGAAACTATTGTAACAGAGAATGATTTCGCATTCTCAGGTTTTGTAGCCCAAAGATTAAAGAGCCCTTTTAATGTTGGATTTAAAGTAGCAACTGTCAATAATTTACCAGGTCTCAATGGACTTGGTATCTCGGCGGCAAGAGTTGATTTTGGTATAAATGGAACTGTACCAATGCATATTCATCCCGACGCAACCCAATTAACAATTGTTGTTGAAGGTGTCATTACTGCTGGATTTATCACACCAACAAATGCTTATGTGAAAACTCTAAAAGCTGGTGATGTTTACGTTGTTCCAAAAGGACTATTGCATTTTACAATTAACTCTGGTCCTCGAAAAGCTCTTGTTTATTCTGCTTTTAGTAGCGATAATCCGAGGTTGCATATACTTGACAAGTTATTATTTGGTAACAACTTAGAAACTCGCACAATTAAAAAGACTACCCTCCTTGACGAACTTCAAATTAAGAAGCTTAAGGCTCAGTTTGGTGGTAGTGGCTAA